The Carassius gibelio isolate Cgi1373 ecotype wild population from Czech Republic chromosome A24, carGib1.2-hapl.c, whole genome shotgun sequence genome window below encodes:
- the LOC127946336 gene encoding tripartite motif-containing protein 16-like produces the protein MAEFRICQDEFMCPVCLDLLKDPVTIQCGHSYCKSCITDRWDQEDQKKVYSCPQCRETFNPRPVLAGNTVLAELVKKLKKTKLAADCDAGAGDVQCDVCTGRKYKAVKSCLMCQESYCQTHFDHHQEIHLRKPHKVIEATGRLQEMICQKHEKHLEMYCITDQQCICELCTKYEHKNHNTVSAAAQRTEKQKQLKKTQKTLQQRIQQREKDLQQLRDTVESHKRSAQTAVEDSERIFTELIRSIERSRSELIRLIRDQEKTAVSRVEERLERLEQEINDLRRRDAELEQLSHTHHIQFLQSFQSLSAPPESTDINDNPFSCLVFSDDLRESVHQLRDKLEDFCKEELKKISDRDTITNIVPRTRDDFLQYSRQFTLDLNTVNKRLRLSENNRVITNTGTVQPYPDHPDRFDVNQVLCRESVCGRCYWELEWSGGVRIAVSYKSISRKGLDNKGLFGYNDQSWSLDYTSPRYSFGHNKTWTDLPVKSISRRIGVFVDHSAGTLSFYSVSDTMSLIHTVQTTFTQTLYSGFLVGSGSSVTLC, from the exons ATGGCAGAATTCAGAATTTGTCAGGATGAATTCATGTGtccagtgtgtctggatctcctgaaggatccagtgaccatccagtgtggacacagttactgtaagagctGTATTACAGACCGCTGGGATCAGGAGGATCAGAAGAAagtctacagctgtcctcagtgcagaGAGACCTTCAATCCAAGACCTGTTTTAGCTGGAAACACTGTGCTGGCTGAACTGGTGAAGAAACTCAAGAAGACCAAACTTGCTGCTGACTGTGACGCTGGAGCTGGAGATGTgcagtgtgacgtctgtactggaagaaaatacaAAGCTGTCAAGTCCTGTCTGATGTGTCAGGAATCTTACTGTCAAACTCATTTTGACCATCATCAGGAAATTCATTTGCGTAAGCCACACAAAGTGATTGAagccactggacgactgcaggagatgatctgccagaaacatgagaaacaTCTGGAAATGTACTGTATTACTGACCAACAATGTATTTGTGAGCTGTGTacaaaatatgaacataaaaacCACAACACTGTATCAGCCGCAGCACAGAGGACAGAGAAACAG AAGCAGCTGAAGAAGACGCAGAAGACACtccagcagagaatccagcagagagagaaagatctccagcagctgagagacactgtggagtctcataag cgctctgcacagacagcagtggaggacagtgagaggatctttactgagctcatccgctccattgagagaagccgctctgagctgatacgactgatcagagatcaggaaaaaACTGCAGTGAGTCGAGTTGAAGAACgactggagcgactggagcaggagatcaatgatctgaggaggagagacgctgagctggagcagctttcacacacacatcacatccaGTTTCTGCAG agtttccagtctctctcagCACCTCCTGAATCTACAGACATAAATGACAATCCCTTCAGTTGTCTTGTCTTTTCTGATGATCTGAGAGAATCTGTTcatcagctgagagacaaactggaggatttctgcaaagaggagctcaagaagatctcagacagag ACACAATCACCAACATTGTTCCCAGAACCAGGGACGACTTCCTACAAT attcccGTCAGTTCACTCTGGATCTGAACACAGTGAATAAACGCCTCCGTCTCTCTGAGAACAACAGAGTTATTACTAACACTGGCACAGTCcagccgtatcctgatcatccagacagatttgatgtgaatcaggtgttgtgtagagagagtgtgtgtggacgctgttactgggagctgGAGTGGAGTGGAGGTGTTCGTATagcagtgtcatataagagcatcagcaggaagggatTGGATAATAAAGGTTTGTTTGGAtataatgatcagtcctggagtttggACTACACTTCTCCCAGATACTCATTTGGACACAATAAGACATGGACTGATCTCCCTGTGAAGTCCATCAGCaggagaataggagtgtttgtggatcacagtgcaggaactctgtccttctacagcgtctctgacacaatgagcctcatccacacagttcagaccacattcactcagacgCTCTATTCTGGGTTTTTGGTTGGTTCTGGATCATCAGTGACACTTTGTTGA